A window of the Streptomyces albireticuli genome harbors these coding sequences:
- a CDS encoding NAD-dependent epimerase/dehydratase family protein, with amino-acid sequence MRLLILGGTEFVGYAVTEAALARGWEVTVFHRGHHAAPAGVTALHGDRTAADGLTALATGEWDAVVDTWSGAPTAVRDAARALAGRAGRYAYVSSGSVYAYPSPAGHDESHPVVDGSPDAGAVEYARDKRGGELAATAAFGEDGALLVRAGLILGPRENIGRLPWWLNRIARGGPVLAPGPRDLGLQYIDARDLAEWTLDAVARGLAGPYNLISPPGHTTTGELLEACVRATGSDAELRWTDPEPILAAGVRPWTDLPVWVPRGELYDTLHQGAVDKALASGLRCRPAAETVADTWSWLTALGGRAPQRPDRPALGLDPRVEEELLGVPVRG; translated from the coding sequence ATGAGGCTATTGATTCTGGGCGGGACCGAATTCGTGGGATACGCCGTCACCGAGGCGGCGCTGGCACGCGGCTGGGAGGTGACGGTCTTCCACCGCGGCCACCACGCCGCCCCCGCGGGCGTCACGGCGCTGCACGGCGACCGCACGGCGGCGGACGGGCTCACGGCCCTGGCGACGGGCGAGTGGGACGCCGTCGTCGACACCTGGTCGGGCGCGCCGACCGCGGTCCGGGACGCGGCACGGGCACTGGCCGGGCGGGCGGGGCGGTACGCGTACGTGTCGAGCGGCTCGGTCTACGCCTACCCGAGCCCCGCCGGGCACGACGAGAGCCACCCGGTGGTGGACGGCTCGCCCGACGCGGGGGCGGTGGAGTACGCGCGGGACAAGCGCGGCGGGGAGCTGGCCGCGACCGCGGCCTTCGGGGAGGACGGGGCGCTGCTGGTCCGGGCGGGGCTGATCCTCGGCCCCCGCGAGAACATCGGCCGGCTGCCGTGGTGGCTGAACCGGATCGCGCGCGGTGGCCCGGTGCTCGCCCCCGGCCCGCGCGACCTGGGACTTCAGTACATCGACGCCCGCGACCTCGCCGAGTGGACCCTGGACGCCGTCGCGCGCGGCCTGGCCGGCCCGTACAACCTGATCAGCCCGCCCGGCCACACCACGACGGGCGAGCTCCTGGAGGCCTGCGTGCGCGCCACCGGCTCCGACGCGGAGCTGCGCTGGACGGACCCGGAGCCGATCCTCGCGGCGGGTGTCCGCCCGTGGACGGACCTCCCGGTCTGGGTCCCCCGGGGCGAGCTCTACGACACGCTGCACCAGGGGGCGGTGGACAAGGCCCTGGCGAGCGGCCTGCGGTGCCGCCCCGCCGCGGAGACGGTGGCGGACACCTGGTCCTGGCTGACGGCCCTCGGCGGCCGGGCCCCGCAGCGCCCGGACCGCCCGGCGCTGGGCCTGGACCCGCGGGTGGAGGAGGAGCTCCTGGGGGTGCCGGTACGGGGGTAG
- the pelF gene encoding GT4 family glycosyltransferase PelF, whose protein sequence is MHGPLAETAIDTPSVTLLTEGTYPHSHGGVSVWCDQLVQGMPDVDFRVIAVTGTGREQLAWDLPPHVRSVACHPLWGPPPGGRAPRGKQLRALLTAYELFLLTLLDPAHEHHFPRTFYRLAEYAAAGTLAPALRGEAAARTLVRVWNRPGLATAGARPTLHDALLATDLLEHALRPLAADPPAEGVTHAVSGGLAALPGLIAHHRHGTPFLLTEHGIYLRERYLGFRAEPYRWPVKALMLGLFRLLAVESYRVASLVTPGNRYNRRWEEHGGTPPDRIRTVYNGVDPAAFPPAGPEPETPTLSWAGRVDPIKGLETLIRAFALVRAEIPAARLRLFGGTPRGGEGYRTACEKLAAELGVAEAVVFEGRVEDIRDAYAAGNVVMLSSISEGFPFTLIEAMSCGRATVSTDVGGVREAVGDSGLVVPPRDPQSMAEAALTLLRDAGLRARMGESARLRVIEQFTLRQTISAFRDIYRDLDVRTRQPSVERPWRRRQRALEQQQEAVPVMAMAAGGAG, encoded by the coding sequence ATGCACGGACCGCTTGCCGAGACAGCAATCGACACTCCCTCGGTGACCCTGCTCACCGAGGGGACCTATCCGCACAGCCACGGCGGAGTGAGCGTGTGGTGCGACCAGCTGGTCCAGGGCATGCCCGACGTCGACTTCCGGGTCATCGCGGTGACGGGCACCGGGCGGGAACAGCTCGCCTGGGACCTCCCGCCGCACGTCCGGAGCGTGGCATGCCACCCGCTGTGGGGCCCGCCGCCGGGCGGCCGCGCCCCGCGCGGCAAGCAGCTGCGGGCCCTGCTCACCGCCTACGAGCTCTTCCTGCTGACCCTCCTCGACCCGGCGCACGAGCACCACTTCCCGAGGACCTTCTACCGGCTGGCCGAGTACGCCGCGGCCGGCACCCTCGCGCCGGCCCTGCGCGGCGAGGCCGCGGCCCGCACCCTCGTCCGGGTGTGGAACCGCCCCGGCCTCGCCACCGCCGGCGCGCGCCCCACCCTCCACGACGCCCTGCTCGCCACCGACCTGCTGGAACACGCGCTGCGCCCGCTCGCCGCCGACCCGCCCGCCGAAGGGGTCACCCACGCGGTGAGCGGGGGGCTGGCCGCGCTGCCCGGCCTGATCGCCCACCACCGCCACGGCACCCCCTTCCTCCTCACCGAACACGGCATCTACCTCCGCGAGCGCTACCTCGGCTTCCGCGCCGAGCCCTACCGCTGGCCCGTCAAGGCGCTGATGCTGGGGCTGTTCCGGCTGCTCGCCGTGGAGAGCTACCGGGTCGCCTCGCTCGTCACCCCCGGCAACCGCTACAACCGGCGCTGGGAGGAGCACGGCGGCACCCCGCCCGACCGGATCCGGACCGTCTACAACGGCGTCGACCCGGCCGCCTTCCCGCCCGCCGGACCGGAGCCGGAGACCCCGACGCTCAGCTGGGCCGGGCGCGTCGACCCCATCAAGGGCCTGGAGACGCTGATCCGCGCCTTCGCGCTCGTACGGGCCGAGATCCCCGCCGCGCGGCTGCGGCTCTTCGGCGGCACCCCGCGCGGCGGCGAGGGCTACCGTACGGCCTGCGAGAAGCTCGCCGCCGAGCTGGGGGTGGCCGAGGCCGTCGTCTTCGAGGGCCGCGTCGAGGACATCCGGGACGCCTACGCCGCCGGCAACGTCGTGATGCTCTCCAGCATCAGCGAGGGCTTCCCGTTCACCCTGATCGAGGCCATGTCGTGCGGCCGCGCCACCGTTTCCACCGATGTGGGCGGGGTCCGCGAGGCCGTCGGCGACAGCGGCCTGGTCGTACCGCCCCGGGATCCCCAGAGCATGGCGGAGGCCGCCCTCACCCTGCTGCGGGACGCCGGACTGCGGGCCCGGATGGGGGAGTCGGCCCGGCTCCGGGTGATCGAGCAGTTCACCCTCCGCCAGACGATCAGCGCCTTCCGCGACATCTACCGCGACCTCGACGTCCGCACCCGGCAGCCGTCCGTCGAGCGCCCCTGGCGCCGCCGGCAGCGCGCCCTGGAACAGCAGCAGGAGGCCGTGCCCGTCATGGCCATGGCCGCGGGCGGTGCGGGATGA